The following proteins come from a genomic window of Lolium rigidum isolate FL_2022 chromosome 5, APGP_CSIRO_Lrig_0.1, whole genome shotgun sequence:
- the LOC124657189 gene encoding glucosamine 6-phosphate N-acetyltransferase 1-like: protein MVQPILAATGPILTLLGLSPAARVAGTPMEQPQADPVASEAGAGDDADAYRIRPLELGDISKGFCDLLAQLSPSAPLTEDAYRARFAELARLGADHLVLVAEDAATGRLAAAGAVLVERKFIRRCGTVGHVEDVVVDAAARGRGLGERVVRRLVEHARGRGCYKAILNCAPELKGFYAKVGFQEKNVQMGLYF from the coding sequence ATGGTCCAGCCCATACTAGCAGCAACTGGGCCTATTCTTACGCTCCTCGGTCTCTCCCCGGCCGCACGCGTCGCCGGCACGCCGATGGAGCAACCGCAAGCAGATCCggtggcgtcggaggctggcgccGGCGACGACGCGGACGCGTACCGCATCCGGCCGCTCGAGCTCGGGGACATCTCCAAGGGCTTCTGCGACCTCCTCGCGCAGCTCTCCCCGTCCGCGCCGCTCACGGAGGACGCCTACCGCGCCCGCTTCGCGGAGCTCGCGCGCCTGGGCGCCGACCACCTGGTCCTCGTCGCGGAGGACGCCGCCACGGGCCGCCTCGCCGCGGCGGGGGCGGTGCTCGTGGAGCGCAAGTTCATCCGGCGCTGCGGCACCGTGGGGCACGTCGAGGACGTGGTGGTGGACGCCGccgcgcgcggccggggcctcggcgAGCGCGTCGTGCGCCGGCTCGTGGAGCACGCCAGGGGGAGGGGGTGCTACAAGGCCATCCTGAACTGCGCCCCGGAGCTCAAGGGGTTCTACGCCAAGGTCGGGTTCCAGGAGAAGAACGTACAGATGGGGCTCTACTTCTGA
- the LOC124654784 gene encoding glucosamine 6-phosphate N-acetyltransferase 1-like, whose amino-acid sequence MEKPQAATVASEADAGAGDGADGYRIRPLEPGDISKGFCDLLAQLSPSAPLTEDAYRTRFAELARLGADHLVLVAEHAATGRLAAAGAVLVERKFIRRCGAVGHVEDVVVDAAARGRGLGERVVRRLVEHARGRGCYKAILNCAPELKGFYAKVGFQEKNVQMGLYF is encoded by the coding sequence ATGGAGAAACCGCAAGCAGCCACGGTGGCGTCGGAGGctgacgccggcgccggcgacggcgccGACGGGTACCGCATCCGGCCGCTGGAGCCCGGGGACATCTCCAAGGGCTTCTGCGACCTCCTCGCGCAGCTCTCCCCGTCCGCGCCGCTCACCGAGGACGCCTACCGCACCCGCTTCGCGGAGCTCGCGCGCCTGGGCGCCGACCACCTGGTCCTCGTCGCGGAGCACGCCGCCACGGGCCGCCTCGCCGCGGCGGGGGCGGTGCTCGTGGAGCGCAAGTTCATCCGCCGCTGCGGCGCCGTGGGACACGTCGAGGACGTGGTGGTGGACGCCGccgcgcgcggccggggcctcggcgAGCGCGTCGTGCGCCGGCTCGTGGAGCACGCCAGGGGGAGGGGGTGCTACAAGGCCATACTGAACTGCGCACCGGAGCTCAAGGGGTTCTACGCCAAGGTCGGGTTCCAGGAGAAGAACGTCCAGATGGGGCTCTACTTCTGA
- the LOC124657190 gene encoding uncharacterized protein LOC124657190 yields MVAAPAAGAGEATPPPEPPPSRVSVRSSSSSSSRRRCALSSRFREPASPRRHAWVSLQGRLVGAEEAASAQVAAPGLPKEEAMAWELFSPLHRVLLVATVAAASSRSHAARRIEQLQRSIHFRDEVLQSMQQKLDDLFGEMNSLQQQYVKCDSFISAEKENIELVSCNKLGQCCVSSRAETAATPQKTKDFCRTDDVKSDVVDRSSVSLVDHEERRMSDLSDFCWSVVSSVDTHVNGDNQLSSLAAEQELYNIQKECEEKDAIIKELTAAAHTSSNADAKRIAELQDILKRKNMVISKLKKDMSSLKQMVVELTRAKRASSVNLNTVSSELPVMSNNLLYDMSSSSPSSSDSESPVTPRELLNVHLTDGTPGNCESKGSSRVSVRKTSLPATKSSACNLRPAIPFKETCLNPKVETSSVGRQKQLVSSNGDFKKTRRQSYQDLRNKATKRWM; encoded by the exons atggtcgccgcccccgccgccggcgccggcgaggcgACCCCGCCCCCAGAACCGCCTCCCTCCCGCGTATCCGTCcgttcgtcctcttcgtcgtcctcccgACGCCGCTGTGCCCTCTCGAGCCGGTTCCGCGAACCCGCGAGCCCGCGGCGGCACGCGTGGGTCTCGCTCCAGGGCCGCCTCGTCGGCGCCGAGGAGGCGGCGTCCGCCCAAGTGGCCGCGCCCGGCCTCCCCAAGGAAGAGGCGATGGCGTGGGAACTCTTCAGCCCGCTCCaccgcgtcctcctcgtcgccacCGTGGCCGCCGCTTCATCCCGATCCCACGCCGCCCGCCGCATCGAGCAGCTCCAGCGGTCGATTCATTTTAGG GATGAGGTGCTGCAAAGCATGCAGCAGAAGCTGGATGATCTGTTCGGCGAAATGAACTCCCTGCAACAGCAGTATGTCAAGTGTGACAGTTTCATTTCGGCCGAAAAGGAAAATATTGAGTTGGTAAGCTGCAATAAGCTAGGACAATGCTGTGTGTCATCTCGAGCAGAAACTGCTGCTACTCCTCAGAAGACAAAG GATTTCTGTCGAACCGATGATGTAAAGAGCGATGTAGTTGATAGGTCTAGTGTAAGTCTTGTGGATCACGAGGAGCGCCGGATGTCAGACCTCTCTGACTTTTGTTGGAGTGTTGTGTCCTCAGTGGATACTCATGTAAACGGGGACAATCAG CTAAGTTCCCTGGCGGCAGAACAAGAGTTGTATAACATTCAGAAGGAATGTGAAGAGAAAGATGCAATTATAAAAGAACTAACTGCAGCTGCACATACATCTAGCAATGCTGATGCCAAG AGAATCGCAGAGTTGCAGGATATTCTTAAAAGGAAAAATATGGTAATATCTAAGCTGAAGAAAGATATGTCATCTCTGAAGCAGATG GTTGTTGAACTGACAAGGGCTAAAAGGGCATCTTCTGTCAACTTAAACACAGTCTCTTCTGAACTGCCAGTGATGTCAAACAATCTTTTATATGATATGAGCAGCAGTAGCCCGTCATCATCAGATTCTGAGTCTCCTGTAACGCCGAGAGAATTGCTCAATGTTCATCTTACCGATGGCACTCCAGGAAACTGTGAATCCAAAGGAAGCTCTAGAGTATCAGTGCGAAAAACATCTCTTCCCGCAACAAAATCATCAGCTTGCAACCTGCGCCCTGCTATCCCGTTCAAAGAGACCTGTTTAAACCCAAAAGTAGAAACAAGTTCTGTTGGTAGGCAGAAGCAGCTTGTATCCTCTAATGGTGATTTTAAAAAGACTAGACGACAAAGTTACCAAGACTTGAGGAATAAGGCTACAAAGAGATGGATGTAG
- the LOC124657192 gene encoding uncharacterized protein LOC124657192, producing the protein MEQERKRDSAAAGAALVVVLECVAGSSKAEEWGGGGGVVQEGDVVEAVRVGVGSAAASLDAPFKGGRAALHKALHAAFKRGDTSVEVRVRGGKDLQACVLPHPAGGRKQYVLRSLHDPNYVLGFGDRLESDCLALQGNRGTRVASALSKATLQDGYVAYPWEQKMRDSLCAPNSSCCLSILILPKSLDQNACRYESFEDTLARANTWLSSSQASGIPIKFMNLQSEALLTKISGETASPTVNSGSLSDMSNLVNATLYGFEDYHGVDIGVVKAARIWYRSTAGEIPLEIQLQEGDTRLGFSVSRTEEGFIYISSVVEDDKGNEAPSTRSGLRDLFNRAKEASKLLIISRVSNEKVLPWMISSSGAVRCFDTISLSQKLSLHRLALHPIQLHVLMWEKPVGSMILSPKLPPQAMLTQVPFNFIESIEPRGDSEDYSVGDASFRLLDSPTSSWV; encoded by the exons ATGGAGCAGGAGAGGAAGCGGgactcggcggcggcgggcgcggcgctGGTGGTGGTGCTGGAGTGCGTGGCGGGGAGCTCCAAggcggaggagtggggcggcggcgggggcgtggTGCAGGAGGGGGACGTGGTGGAGGCCGTCCGCGTCGGGGtgggctccgccgccgcctccctcgacGCGCCCTTCAAGGGCGGCAGGGCCGCGCTGCACAAGGCCCTGCACGCCGCCTTCAAGCGCGGGGACACCTCCGTCGAGGTGCGCGTCCGCGGCGGCAAGGACCTGCAGGCCTGCGTCCTGCCCCACCCCGCCGGCGGCAGGAAGCAGTACGTGCTCCGCTCCCTGCACGACCCCAACTACGTGCTCGGATTCGGCGACCGCCTCGAGAGCGACTGCCTCGCGCTGCAAG GCAACAGGGGCACAAGAGTTGCGTCAGCGCTGAGCAAGGCTACACTTCAGGATGGGTACGTCGCATATCCATGGGAGCAGAAGATGCGGGACTCTTTGTGCGCGCCCAACTCCAGCTGCTGCCTCTCCATTCTCATCCTCCCCAAGTCCCTGGACCAGAATGCATGTCGTTACGAGTCCTTTGAAGACACATTGGCTCGTGCCAACacatggctctcctcgtcgcaGGCCTCAGGAATCCCTATTAAGTTCATGAATCTGCAGAGTGAAGCTCTTCTCACCAAG ATATCTGGAGAGACAGCGTCTCCAACTGTCAATTCTGGGTCATTGTCTGATATGTCGAACCTCGTGAATGCGACCCTATATGGTTTCGAGGACTACCATGGGGTGGACATTGGTGTGGTGAAGGCAGCCCGGATTTGGTACAGATCCACAGCAGGAGAAATTCCGCTGGAGATCCAACTTCAAGAAGGCGACACAAGACTAGGATTTTCAGTCAGCCGTACTGAAGAG GGTTTTATCTACATATCTTCGGTGGTCGAAGATGACAAGGGCAATGAGGCACCATCAACAAGGTCAGGGCTCCGCGATCTATTCAACCGGGCTAAAGAGGCGTCGAAACTGCTGATCATATCAAGGGTGTCCAATGAGAAGGTCCTCCCCTGGATGATCTCCAGTTCAGGTGCGGTCCGATGCTTCGACACCATCTCCCTCAGCCAAAAGCTCTCCTTGCACCGCCTCGCGTTGCACCCCATCCAGCTACATGTGCTCATGTGGGAGAAACCTGTTGGTAGTATGATTCTTTCTCCGAAACTGCCCCCTCAGGCGATGCTAACTCAGGTGCCCTTTAACTTCATTGAGAGCATTGAACCTAGAGGGGATTCTGAAGATTACAGTGTGGGGGATGCGTCGTTTCGGCTTTTGGATTCTCCAACTAGCAGCTGGGTATAA